The following are from one region of the Rhodospirillaceae bacterium genome:
- a CDS encoding lactate utilization protein C: MGSRESILGNIAKSLKESALSPSSKQEIEARLSAHDKNTVPKRGQGDHEAQMALFIAEAERVNATTEHLVGLEQVGEAVLRYLASHNLPGSVKIAPHALLDNVNWSKHPTLDVVQGPAEDSDQASLSVARAGVAETGTLVLHSGPESPTTLNFLPDNHIVLLPQSLLVGAYEEAWDLLREDSSDMPRTVNWVTGPSRSADIEQTLLLGAHGPRRLHILILNDKETT; encoded by the coding sequence ATGGGGTCACGAGAATCAATCTTAGGAAACATTGCCAAGTCATTGAAAGAAAGTGCCTTATCGCCTTCATCAAAACAGGAAATTGAGGCCCGACTCAGCGCCCACGACAAAAATACCGTGCCAAAACGTGGTCAGGGCGATCATGAGGCGCAAATGGCGCTTTTTATTGCGGAAGCAGAACGGGTAAACGCGACAACGGAGCATCTGGTCGGGTTGGAGCAGGTCGGCGAGGCGGTGTTGCGTTACCTGGCCAGCCACAATCTGCCCGGCTCCGTAAAGATTGCCCCGCACGCCCTTTTGGATAACGTTAACTGGTCGAAACACCCCACACTGGACGTGGTCCAGGGCCCTGCAGAGGACAGTGATCAGGCGAGTCTGTCCGTGGCCCGTGCGGGGGTCGCCGAAACCGGGACCCTGGTCCTTCATTCCGGCCCTGAAAGTCCGACAACTCTTAATTTTTTACCCGACAATCATATCGTTCTGCTTCCCCAATCACTGCTTGTCGGCGCCTATGAAGAGGCCTGGGACTTGCTGCGTGAGGACTCAAGTGACATGCCGCGGACGGTTAATTGGGTCACCGGACCCTCGCGCAGTGCCGATATTGAACAAACCTTACTGCTTGGGGCGCATGGCCCAAGGCGCTTGCATATCTTGATTTTAAATGACAAAGAAACCACCTAA
- the hslU gene encoding ATP-dependent protease ATPase subunit HslU, producing the protein MSIASFTPREIVSELDRYIIGQNDAKRCVAVALRNRWRRQQLDDDLREEVLPKNILMIGPTGVGKTEISRRLAKLTQAPFIKVEATKFTEVGYVGRDVEQMIRDLVEISIHMVREKMRVQVVAKAENHAEERVIDALVGDSASKETRQKFRKMLREGELDEREIEIDVAESAGSGMPTFDIPGMPGAQMGMLNIGDMMGKAFGQQTKPKRMSVVDSYEVLVAEEGDKLLDEDKIIKEALSNVENNGIVFLDEIDKITARSDRAGADVSREGVQRDLLPLIEGTTVSTKHGTIQTDHILFIASGAFHIAKPSDLLPELQGRLPTRVELRSLTRDDFVRILMETEASLIKQYTALMAVEDVTLTFSDDAIGAIADLAEEINQGVENIGARRLHTVLEKLLEDISFDASEKGGETYAIEAGDVRDKVGELAKDADLRKFIL; encoded by the coding sequence ATGTCCATTGCCAGTTTTACCCCGCGCGAAATCGTTTCTGAACTTGATCGCTATATCATTGGTCAGAACGACGCCAAGCGCTGCGTCGCCGTCGCCCTTCGCAACCGCTGGCGCCGCCAGCAACTGGATGACGACCTGCGCGAGGAAGTGCTGCCGAAAAATATTCTGATGATCGGTCCGACCGGTGTCGGCAAGACAGAAATTTCACGTCGTCTGGCGAAATTGACACAAGCACCCTTCATCAAGGTCGAGGCGACCAAGTTTACCGAGGTCGGCTACGTTGGCCGCGATGTCGAACAAATGATCCGCGATCTTGTTGAAATCTCCATTCACATGGTGCGTGAAAAAATGCGTGTCCAGGTTGTTGCCAAGGCCGAAAATCATGCCGAGGAACGAGTCATCGACGCCCTGGTCGGCGACAGCGCATCAAAAGAAACCCGCCAGAAGTTCCGCAAAATGCTGCGTGAAGGTGAACTTGATGAGCGCGAAATCGAAATTGATGTTGCCGAGTCTGCAGGTTCCGGCATGCCTACTTTCGATATTCCCGGAATGCCCGGGGCACAAATGGGGATGCTCAACATCGGTGACATGATGGGCAAGGCCTTCGGTCAGCAAACAAAGCCGAAACGCATGTCGGTGGTCGACTCCTATGAAGTGCTGGTTGCCGAAGAGGGCGACAAGTTGCTCGATGAGGACAAGATCATCAAGGAAGCCCTCAGCAATGTTGAAAACAACGGCATCGTGTTTCTTGACGAAATTGACAAAATCACTGCCCGTTCCGACCGCGCTGGCGCTGATGTCAGCCGCGAAGGGGTTCAGCGCGACCTGTTGCCGCTGATTGAAGGCACCACCGTATCGACCAAGCACGGCACCATCCAGACCGATCACATCCTGTTTATTGCTTCGGGCGCTTTTCATATCGCCAAACCGTCGGACCTGCTGCCCGAATTGCAGGGCCGTCTGCCAACGCGGGTCGAGCTACGCTCGCTGACCCGTGATGACTTCGTCCGCATCCTGATGGAAACCGAAGCCAGCCTGATCAAGCAGTACACGGCCCTGATGGCCGTTGAGGACGTGACCCTGACCTTCAGCGACGACGCCATTGGCGCTATTGCCGATCTGGCCGAGGAAATTAACCAGGGGGTTGAGAACATTGGCGCCCGCCGCCTGCACACGGTGTTGGAAAAGCTGCTGGAAGACATCTCGTTTGATGCTTCGGAAAAAGGCGGCGAGACCTACGCCATTGAGGCCGGTGACGTGCGCGATAAAGTCGGCGAGCTTGCCAAAGATGCCGACCTGCGCAAGTTCATCCTGTAA
- a CDS encoding dimethylarginine dimethylaminohydrolase: MGHSTHFSNAIVRQPGKSIAGGLRALDAGNPDHERFTDQHGRYIQALKEAGVHVDILPAWESFPDSVFIEDSALCLPEGAVTLRPGAETRTGESAVMADVLGPYFDDVRNVGEDGFIEGGDIMITESEIIVGLSKRTDAAGAGALQDCVRDWGWAVRILQTPPGVLHFKTACGLLDGETIVVTKAMATAGFFDAYKTLVLPEGEEAAANSIAVNDRMLIPDGLPRSAELIARAGFAVVQLDISEAAKVDGGLSCMSLRFTPTL; the protein is encoded by the coding sequence ATGGGCCACAGCACCCACTTCAGCAACGCCATTGTGCGCCAACCGGGTAAAAGCATCGCCGGGGGTTTGCGCGCCCTTGATGCTGGCAATCCAGATCACGAGCGCTTCACCGACCAACATGGGCGTTATATTCAGGCCCTGAAAGAGGCCGGGGTCCACGTTGATATTTTGCCCGCCTGGGAGTCATTCCCGGATTCGGTTTTTATTGAAGATTCCGCCCTCTGCCTGCCTGAAGGCGCTGTCACCCTAAGGCCCGGAGCGGAGACACGAACCGGCGAGTCTGCGGTCATGGCCGATGTACTTGGCCCCTATTTTGATGATGTCCGCAACGTCGGCGAGGATGGCTTTATCGAAGGCGGCGATATTATGATCACCGAGAGCGAGATTATCGTCGGCCTTTCAAAACGAACCGATGCCGCAGGAGCCGGTGCCTTGCAGGATTGTGTCCGTGACTGGGGGTGGGCTGTGCGGATTTTGCAGACACCACCCGGGGTCCTGCACTTCAAAACCGCCTGCGGGCTGCTTGATGGTGAAACCATCGTTGTCACCAAAGCCATGGCCACAGCAGGATTTTTCGATGCCTATAAAACCCTCGTTCTTCCCGAAGGCGAGGAAGCCGCTGCCAACTCCATTGCCGTCAACGACAGGATGTTGATCCCTGACGGGCTCCCAAGATCTGCAGAACTGATTGCCAGGGCCGGGTTTGCAGTGGTTCAGCTGGATATCAGCGAGGCCGCAAAGGTTGACGGCGGCCTGTCCTGTATGTCGCTCAGATTTACACCAACCCTTTAA
- a CDS encoding helix-turn-helix transcriptional regulator: MTPFGQKVRQLRQERGILMKKMAADLGVSNAYLSALEHGHRGRPAAGLVRQICDYFELIWDEAEDIKRLAHLSHPRVTVDTAGLSPQATELANLLAENIGELDPDTLQWIVDEIKSRKTTPKGPTH, translated from the coding sequence ATGACTCCGTTTGGGCAAAAAGTCAGACAACTGCGACAGGAGCGGGGCATTTTGATGAAAAAAATGGCGGCCGACCTGGGTGTTTCCAATGCCTATCTGTCGGCCCTTGAGCACGGCCACCGGGGCCGCCCCGCCGCCGGTTTGGTGCGTCAGATTTGTGATTATTTCGAGCTCATTTGGGACGAGGCCGAGGACATCAAGCGCCTCGCTCACTTGTCGCACCCGCGCGTTACCGTCGATACCGCAGGCTTAAGCCCGCAAGCGACGGAGCTTGCCAACCTGCTGGCCGAAAATATCGGGGAGTTGGACCCGGACACACTGCAATGGATTGTCGATGAAATCAAAAGCCGCAAAACCACACCAAAAGGGCCCACCCATTAA
- a CDS encoding (Fe-S)-binding protein produces MSDANTKNVGLFVTCLVDLMRPSVGFAAARLLEKNGCTVHVPGSQTCCGQPAYNAGDKADAQALARNVITAFEQFDYIVAPSGSCAGMIKEHFPALLAEDADMSARAGAMAAKTYELMEFLHDVLGVSDTGATFQGTVTYQDSCAGLRELGIKEQPRALMAAVDGLSLKELDDGESCCGFGGLFSVKYPDISGKIVDDKAVAIEKTGADVLLGGDLGCLMNIAGRLQRRDSTVKVRHLAEVLAGTTGEVPPIGETKE; encoded by the coding sequence ATGAGCGACGCGAACACAAAAAACGTTGGCCTGTTTGTCACTTGTCTGGTTGATCTGATGCGCCCTTCTGTCGGCTTCGCCGCCGCCCGGCTGCTTGAGAAAAACGGCTGCACGGTGCATGTTCCGGGCAGCCAGACCTGTTGCGGCCAGCCCGCCTACAACGCCGGTGACAAGGCAGATGCCCAGGCACTGGCCCGCAACGTCATCACAGCCTTTGAACAGTTCGATTACATCGTCGCGCCTTCGGGTTCATGTGCGGGCATGATCAAGGAACATTTTCCGGCCCTGCTAGCGGAAGACGCAGACATGAGCGCCCGGGCCGGGGCAATGGCAGCCAAAACTTACGAACTGATGGAATTCCTGCACGACGTTCTGGGCGTTAGCGATACCGGCGCCACATTCCAGGGCACCGTTACCTATCAGGACAGTTGTGCGGGCCTGCGCGAACTGGGTATCAAGGAGCAACCGCGGGCGTTGATGGCGGCGGTCGATGGACTTTCCCTCAAGGAGCTTGATGACGGCGAGAGCTGTTGTGGGTTCGGTGGCCTATTTTCGGTCAAATATCCGGATATTTCGGGAAAAATTGTCGACGACAAGGCTGTGGCCATTGAAAAAACCGGGGCCGATGTTCTGCTTGGCGGCGATCTTGGCTGTCTGATGAACATCGCCGGGCGCTTGCAGCGCCGCGACTCAACCGTCAAAGTGCGGCATCTGGCCGAGGTTCTGGCCGGGACGACGGGCGAGGTTCCGCCAATCGGCGAAACGAAAGAGTAG
- a CDS encoding LysE family translocator: MSAQSALALAIICFIAMVSPGPGILALVGHTLSKGLRRSIGFIAGMVCGDLAFLILVIGGLSLIASRFETTFTVIRLCAAGYLIYLGIKAWRAGLASLDGADVAGNDGLRGFVSGLLITLSNPKVIIFYVGILPSFIDLGALAPLDAALAIAIVLGVLVCVLVSFAVAAARARTLIKSEKALKVMSRGAGSVMIGVGVTIIAR, from the coding sequence ATGTCCGCACAAAGCGCCCTGGCCCTGGCCATCATTTGTTTTATCGCCATGGTCTCACCCGGCCCGGGTATCCTAGCGCTGGTTGGTCACACCTTGTCAAAAGGCCTGCGCCGCAGCATTGGTTTTATTGCTGGTATGGTCTGCGGGGATTTGGCGTTTTTGATTCTTGTTATCGGCGGCTTATCGCTAATTGCCAGCCGTTTTGAGACGACGTTCACGGTTATTCGGCTTTGCGCCGCCGGCTACCTGATTTATTTAGGCATCAAGGCATGGCGCGCCGGGCTCGCCTCCCTTGATGGGGCCGATGTTGCCGGCAACGACGGATTGCGCGGTTTTGTCAGCGGCCTCCTGATAACCCTGTCCAACCCCAAGGTGATTATTTTCTATGTCGGTATTTTGCCGAGCTTTATTGACCTTGGCGCGCTTGCCCCGCTTGACGCGGCGCTGGCCATTGCCATCGTCCTTGGCGTGCTGGTTTGTGTTCTTGTTTCCTTTGCCGTCGCAGCGGCGCGGGCACGGACATTGATAAAAAGCGAAAAGGCGCTGAAGGTTATGAGCCGGGGTGCTGGCTCGGTAATGATCGGCGTCGGCGTTACCATCATCGCACGCTGA
- a CDS encoding murein transglycosylase A, which translates to MKGWSLALIVMVGACTPVAVLPPGTSTPVPESAPVAAQPPAQKLVLKKTSFNKITGWSGDRHDQVIGTLLRSCAKFAKMPADLSLGSIGGVAGDWTAPCQAAAALPVGNTELSRAFFEAHFQPYLATADGRPEGLFTGYFEIELKGSWLRKGPYTTPIYERPPELVDANLGDFNAELKGKRLSGKVVAGRFVPFDDRAAIDAGALSGRGLEMIWVDSPVDAFFLHVQGSGRVIMDDGSIVRIGFAAKNGHAYKSIGRELIKSGALTRERVSMQSIKAWLHDNPEKGAALMASNPSFIFFRVIDGALKSLGQQQGPIGAQGVPLTPGRSLAVDRGYFPLGIPIWLDTTDPLDPGAPLRRLVIAQDTGSAIKGPVRGDLFWGFGAAAATRAGLMKQPGHYFLLLPRQ; encoded by the coding sequence ATGAAGGGCTGGAGCCTTGCACTTATTGTGATGGTTGGGGCATGTACCCCTGTCGCGGTCTTGCCTCCTGGCACGTCAACACCTGTACCCGAAAGCGCGCCTGTGGCCGCTCAACCGCCAGCCCAAAAACTGGTGTTGAAGAAAACCTCCTTCAATAAAATAACCGGCTGGTCAGGGGACAGACATGATCAGGTGATTGGCACATTACTGCGCTCGTGCGCTAAATTTGCAAAAATGCCCGCCGATCTTTCCCTTGGCTCTATTGGCGGCGTCGCCGGGGACTGGACAGCACCTTGCCAGGCCGCCGCCGCCCTGCCCGTCGGCAATACGGAATTGTCGCGTGCTTTTTTCGAGGCCCACTTCCAGCCCTACCTGGCAACCGCCGATGGCCGCCCTGAAGGCTTGTTCACGGGCTACTTTGAAATCGAACTTAAGGGCTCCTGGTTGCGCAAGGGGCCCTATACAACCCCCATATACGAACGCCCGCCCGAACTGGTTGATGCAAACCTGGGTGACTTTAATGCCGAACTAAAGGGCAAGCGCCTTTCGGGCAAGGTTGTTGCCGGACGGTTTGTTCCCTTTGATGATCGCGCGGCGATTGATGCCGGAGCCCTTTCGGGCCGGGGTCTGGAAATGATCTGGGTTGATAGTCCCGTTGACGCTTTTTTCCTGCATGTTCAGGGATCGGGCCGGGTCATAATGGATGACGGCTCTATCGTTCGTATCGGTTTTGCGGCCAAAAATGGCCATGCCTATAAGTCAATCGGCCGGGAACTGATAAAAAGCGGCGCCCTGACTCGTGAACGGGTGTCCATGCAATCGATCAAGGCCTGGCTGCACGATAACCCGGAAAAAGGGGCGGCGCTTATGGCCTCCAACCCGTCGTTTATCTTTTTCAGGGTGATTGATGGGGCGCTGAAGTCCTTGGGTCAACAACAGGGCCCGATTGGCGCGCAAGGCGTGCCGCTGACGCCGGGCCGCTCGCTTGCCGTTGATCGCGGATATTTCCCTTTGGGGATTCCCATCTGGCTTGACACCACCGACCCGCTGGACCCCGGCGCGCCCTTAAGACGGCTTGTCATTGCCCAGGATACGGGCAGCGCCATCAAGGGGCCGGTGCGTGGCGACCTGTTTTGGGGATTTGGGGCTGCGGCCGCTACCCGCGCCGGATTGATGAAACAGCCGGGCCACTATTTCCTGCTGCTGCCACGACAATGA
- the hisB gene encoding imidazoleglycerol-phosphate dehydratase HisB: MRKATVERNTNETKISASVDLDGTGNYSVATGIGFLDHMLEQLSRHSLIDLEVKAEGDLHIDFHHTTEDTGIAVGEAFSKALGDRKGISRFGQALSPMDETLTRIALDASNRPYLVWKVEFARDKVGDMDTELFKEWFAAFGQAAGLTLHVECLYGDNNHHIVESCFKGLARALRQAIEIDPRKADAVPSTKGVLGGSL, encoded by the coding sequence ATGCGCAAGGCCACAGTAGAGCGCAATACAAACGAAACGAAGATCTCCGCATCGGTTGATCTTGACGGCACCGGAAACTATTCGGTGGCGACCGGTATTGGCTTTCTTGACCACATGCTCGAGCAGTTGTCGCGCCACAGCTTGATTGATCTTGAGGTCAAGGCCGAAGGCGACCTGCACATCGACTTTCACCACACCACAGAAGATACCGGCATTGCCGTTGGCGAGGCATTTTCAAAGGCGCTTGGCGACCGCAAGGGAATTTCACGTTTCGGTCAGGCGCTATCGCCCATGGACGAAACCCTGACCCGCATCGCCCTTGACGCGTCCAACCGGCCTTATCTTGTCTGGAAAGTGGAATTCGCGCGCGACAAGGTTGGCGACATGGATACGGAACTGTTTAAAGAATGGTTCGCGGCTTTCGGTCAGGCCGCCGGTCTGACATTGCATGTGGAATGCCTGTACGGCGACAACAATCACCATATCGTCGAATCCTGCTTCAAGGGTCTGGCCCGGGCGTTACGTCAGGCCATTGAGATTGATCCCCGCAAGGCTGACGCCGTGCCGTCGACCAAAGGTGTGCTCGGCGGCTCTCTCTAG
- a CDS encoding DUF2628 domain-containing protein produces the protein MKTRIYTVHLLDNADPVLVKQGFNWPAFFFAVPWALFHRMWWVAAGFVVLQIVLAAIFVSAGLNDTQQAIVSFLLAIIIATSADALRTHALARRGYLLTEVVVEENSDRALRRFLEARPEVTARLAGPHS, from the coding sequence ATGAAGACACGTATCTACACCGTGCACCTGCTTGATAATGCCGACCCGGTGCTGGTCAAGCAGGGCTTTAACTGGCCCGCCTTTTTCTTTGCCGTGCCGTGGGCCCTGTTTCATCGCATGTGGTGGGTTGCCGCGGGTTTTGTTGTTTTGCAAATCGTCTTGGCGGCAATTTTTGTTAGTGCCGGCCTGAACGACACGCAGCAAGCCATTGTCAGCTTTTTGCTGGCCATTATCATTGCCACCTCTGCCGACGCGTTGCGCACGCACGCCCTTGCGAGGCGCGGATACTTACTGACAGAGGTGGTCGTTGAAGAAAACAGCGACAGGGCGCTCAGACGCTTTCTCGAAGCCCGGCCCGAAGTGACGGCAAGACTGGCGGGGCCACATTCATGA
- the hisA gene encoding 1-(5-phosphoribosyl)-5-[(5-phosphoribosylamino)methylideneamino]imidazole-4-carboxamide isomerase yields the protein MIFFPAIDLKDGQCVRLLRGDMEKATVFNDDAGAQAKSFEDKGCGWLHVVDLNGAFAGKPVNGEAVKAILDAITIPLQLGGGIRDMETIAYWLDAGVRRVILGTVALRDPDLVRRACQQYPGRVAVGIDARDGFVAVEGWAEVSQMKAFELADLFEDAGVAAIIYTDIGRDGAMEGPNIEATTALAAALSTPVIASGGVSSMADLKLLKDAGGGLLEGVISGRAVYDGEIDVGEAVRFLQC from the coding sequence ATGATTTTCTTTCCCGCCATTGATCTCAAAGACGGCCAGTGTGTGCGGTTGCTTCGCGGCGACATGGAAAAGGCGACGGTGTTTAATGATGACGCCGGGGCGCAAGCCAAATCCTTTGAAGATAAGGGGTGCGGGTGGCTGCATGTGGTTGATTTAAACGGCGCATTCGCGGGCAAGCCGGTTAACGGCGAAGCGGTCAAGGCGATCCTGGACGCCATCACGATACCGCTACAGCTGGGTGGCGGCATTCGCGACATGGAAACCATCGCCTACTGGCTTGATGCCGGTGTCAGGCGGGTTATTCTGGGCACGGTGGCTTTGCGTGATCCGGATCTTGTCCGCCGTGCGTGCCAGCAGTATCCGGGCCGGGTCGCCGTTGGCATCGATGCCCGCGACGGTTTTGTCGCCGTCGAAGGCTGGGCCGAGGTTTCGCAAATGAAAGCTTTCGAGCTGGCCGATCTTTTTGAAGACGCCGGAGTCGCCGCCATTATTTATACGGACATCGGTCGCGACGGGGCCATGGAAGGCCCCAACATTGAAGCCACGACGGCGCTGGCCGCAGCCCTATCAACGCCGGTGATCGCTTCGGGCGGGGTTTCGTCCATGGCCGACCTCAAACTGTTGAAAGACGCCGGCGGCGGATTGCTTGAAGGGGTTATCAGCGGCCGTGCTGTTTATGATGGCGAGATTGATGTCGGTGAAGCTGTCCGGTTTTTGCAATGCTGA
- a CDS encoding iron-sulfur cluster-binding protein has translation MQSTSRQFSSNARKGIADEKLQAALSKLSHGFPVKRLAAMARLPEFEALRDDAQAIKEHTLANLGTYLETYEAKVLESGGHVHWATDAAEACEIIFGVCRDVDAKTVTKGKSMISEEIAVNEYLQQNGVQPIETDLGEYIIQLRGEPPSHIIAPAIHLSKDQVEQTFREEHQDLPADRNLEEPRALLEEARAMLRRKFIAADVGVTGANMVIAETGTSIIVTNEGNGDLTQTLPKTHIVIASIEKVVPTLEDATTILRVLARSATGQEMSVYNTFSTGPRRPDDLDGPENYHVVLLDNGRSKMLGGEFHEMLRCIRCSACLNHCPVYKAIGGHAYGWVYSGPMGAVLIPGLQGLAESHDLPGASTFCGKCEDVCPMRIPLPRMLRSWREKAYTARLGSTKARFGLAAWAFLARRPVLYRPLMAIGVAVLALFGRRGRFSSLPLAGGWTSSRDLSAPEGRTFLSQWKRGKR, from the coding sequence ATGCAATCTACCTCCCGCCAATTTTCCAGCAACGCCCGTAAGGGGATCGCCGACGAAAAATTGCAGGCGGCCCTGTCCAAACTCAGTCACGGCTTTCCCGTAAAAAGACTGGCGGCGATGGCGCGGTTGCCGGAATTTGAGGCGTTGCGCGACGATGCCCAGGCCATCAAAGAGCACACGCTGGCAAATCTCGGGACCTATCTGGAAACCTATGAAGCGAAAGTTCTGGAAAGTGGCGGTCACGTCCATTGGGCCACCGACGCCGCGGAGGCCTGCGAGATTATTTTTGGTGTCTGTCGCGACGTTGACGCGAAGACCGTGACCAAGGGGAAATCAATGATTTCCGAAGAGATTGCGGTCAATGAGTATCTGCAGCAAAACGGCGTCCAGCCCATTGAGACCGATCTAGGCGAATACATTATTCAGCTGCGCGGCGAGCCACCCAGCCATATCATTGCCCCGGCCATTCATTTATCCAAAGACCAGGTCGAGCAAACGTTCAGGGAAGAGCATCAAGACCTGCCCGCCGACCGCAATCTTGAGGAGCCCCGCGCCCTGCTCGAAGAAGCCCGGGCCATGCTGCGGCGCAAGTTCATCGCCGCCGATGTTGGCGTCACCGGGGCCAATATGGTCATTGCCGAAACCGGCACCTCGATTATCGTTACCAACGAAGGTAACGGCGATCTGACGCAAACCCTGCCGAAAACCCATATCGTCATCGCCAGCATTGAAAAAGTGGTTCCGACGCTGGAAGACGCGACGACCATCCTGCGGGTGCTGGCGCGTTCGGCGACGGGGCAGGAAATGTCGGTTTACAATACATTTTCCACCGGCCCAAGGCGTCCGGACGATCTGGACGGGCCTGAAAATTATCACGTCGTTTTGCTCGATAATGGCCGCAGCAAGATGCTGGGTGGCGAATTTCACGAAATGCTGCGCTGTATCCGCTGTTCGGCCTGTCTTAACCATTGCCCTGTCTACAAGGCCATTGGCGGCCACGCATACGGCTGGGTTTATTCCGGGCCCATGGGGGCGGTGTTGATCCCGGGATTGCAAGGGCTTGCCGAATCTCACGATCTGCCCGGCGCTTCGACTTTTTGTGGCAAGTGTGAAGATGTCTGCCCCATGCGTATTCCGCTGCCGCGTATGCTGCGCAGCTGGCGGGAAAAGGCTTATACGGCCCGATTAGGGTCGACAAAGGCTCGTTTTGGCCTTGCCGCGTGGGCATTTCTGGCCCGCCGTCCGGTTCTTTACCGGCCCCTTATGGCTATCGGGGTTGCTGTGCTGGCCCTGTTTGGTCGACGTGGTCGATTTTCCAGCTTGCCACTTGCCGGGGGATGGACCTCAAGCCGTGACCTGTCCGCGCCCGAAGGGCGCACGTTTTTGTCCCAGTGGAAGCGGGGGAAACGCTGA
- the hslV gene encoding ATP-dependent protease subunit HslV: protein MADQKFPGWRGTTILTVRKNGVVVIAGDGQVSLGDTVIKANARKVRTLGDGSVITGFAGATADAFTLFERLEGKLEQYPGQLTRACVEMAKDWRTDRYLRRLEAMMAVADKDVSLVLTGTGDVLEPEDGLIGIGSGGNYALAAARALIDRDDMDAEAIARKAMAIAADICVYTNNNVIIESL, encoded by the coding sequence ATGGCAGATCAAAAATTTCCCGGCTGGCGCGGCACAACCATCCTGACGGTGCGCAAGAACGGCGTTGTCGTTATTGCCGGTGACGGCCAGGTCAGCCTTGGCGATACGGTTATCAAAGCCAATGCCCGCAAGGTGCGCACTTTGGGCGACGGCTCCGTGATCACCGGTTTTGCCGGGGCCACCGCCGATGCCTTTACCCTGTTTGAGCGCCTGGAAGGCAAACTTGAGCAATATCCCGGACAATTAACCCGGGCCTGCGTTGAGATGGCCAAGGACTGGCGCACCGACCGCTACCTGCGCCGCCTTGAGGCGATGATGGCCGTCGCCGACAAGGATGTGTCGCTGGTCCTTACCGGAACCGGCGACGTGCTGGAGCCCGAGGACGGCCTGATCGGCATCGGCTCGGGCGGCAACTACGCCCTGGCCGCAGCCCGCGCCCTGATTGATCGCGACGATATGGATGCCGAAGCCATCGCCCGCAAGGCCATGGCCATCGCCGCCGATATCTGCGTCTACACCAACAATAATGTCATTATCGAGAGTCTCTAG
- the hisH gene encoding imidazole glycerol phosphate synthase subunit HisH: protein MSVVIIDYGSGNLRSAAKSFERGVKDDGLSLDVIVSADPDQVRAASHIVLPGVGAFADCRAGLLALDGMVDALKEAVISEAKPFFGICVGMQLMATMGLEHGEYSGLDWIASKVQALSPDDKTLKIPHMGWNELMVGDHRHPVLEGLGEKPHVYFVHSYHMVCENAADVLASTNYGGPVTAMVGRDNMVGSQFHPEKSQRVGLKIIGNFLKWKP from the coding sequence ATGAGCGTCGTCATTATTGATTATGGTTCGGGCAATCTGCGCTCGGCGGCGAAATCCTTTGAGCGCGGGGTCAAAGATGACGGCCTGTCGCTGGATGTGATTGTCAGCGCCGATCCCGATCAGGTCAGGGCGGCGTCCCACATCGTACTTCCGGGGGTTGGTGCGTTCGCCGATTGTCGGGCCGGGCTTTTGGCCCTTGATGGAATGGTCGACGCACTGAAAGAGGCCGTCATAAGCGAGGCCAAGCCGTTTTTCGGAATTTGTGTCGGTATGCAACTGATGGCAACGATGGGTCTTGAGCACGGCGAATATTCGGGACTGGACTGGATCGCCTCGAAGGTTCAGGCCCTGTCACCTGACGACAAGACACTTAAAATTCCACACATGGGCTGGAACGAATTGATGGTCGGCGACCATAGGCACCCCGTTCTTGAGGGCCTTGGCGAGAAGCCACATGTCTATTTCGTTCACAGTTATCATATGGTCTGCGAGAACGCCGCAGACGTTCTGGCAAGCACAAACTATGGTGGCCCGGTAACGGCAATGGTGGGCCGCGACAATATGGTCGGCAGCCAGTTTCATCCGGAAAAAAGCCAGCGCGTCGGCCTTAAAATTATTGGTAATTTCCTCAAATGGAAGCCTTGA